In Rhodomicrobium lacus, the following proteins share a genomic window:
- a CDS encoding (d)CMP kinase has product MIIAIDGTAAAGKSTLARRVAQNYGLPHLDTGSLYRAVARDVMAAGHSLEDVRAASFAAKRLDPTTLGDPNLRLKGNGEAASVVAAIPDVRAALLEFQRAFAGQPGGAVVEGRDIGTVVCPEADAKIFVTASAESRAARRHRELVGYGVEITEEVVLAEIKARDKRDSERPVSPLKPAEDALLLDTTELDIEKAVAAALHLIDKVALRG; this is encoded by the coding sequence ATGATCATCGCAATAGACGGAACGGCGGCGGCCGGAAAAAGCACGCTTGCGCGCCGTGTGGCGCAAAACTACGGGCTGCCGCATCTCGATACGGGCTCGCTCTATCGCGCCGTTGCGCGCGACGTGATGGCGGCTGGGCATTCGCTCGAAGACGTGCGCGCGGCGTCATTCGCTGCGAAGCGGCTCGATCCGACGACGCTCGGCGACCCGAACCTGCGTCTCAAGGGCAACGGCGAGGCGGCGAGCGTCGTGGCGGCGATACCAGATGTGCGCGCCGCGCTTCTCGAATTCCAGCGGGCGTTCGCGGGCCAGCCCGGTGGCGCCGTGGTCGAGGGCCGCGACATCGGCACCGTAGTCTGCCCCGAAGCCGATGCGAAGATTTTCGTGACAGCGTCGGCGGAAAGCCGCGCGGCCCGGCGTCACCGCGAACTTGTGGGCTATGGCGTGGAAATCACCGAAGAGGTTGTGCTCGCGGAGATCAAGGCTCGCGACAAGCGCGACAGCGAGCGGCCCGTTTCGCCGCTGAAGCCCGCCGAGGACGCGCTCTTGCTCGATACGACCGAGTTGGATATAGAAAAAGCCGTTGCCGCCGCTCTTCACCTTATTGATAAAGTGGCGCTTCGCGGATAA